GCCACGGTACCGCAGTTTTAGCCCATTTTTCTGTATCAGGATAATCCCGTGCTTGCGAACCGAAGGTACTGCGCAGCATATCTGTATTAATGATTCCAGGATTCAAAGGGGTCGCCGCCATTCCCTGTGGCAGTTCCTGAGCTAATGCTTTGGTTAGACCTTCGATTGCCCACTTGGTCGCGCAATAAGGGGCGACTTCCGCATCGGTTGAGCGACCCCAGCCAGAGCTGAGATTGACAATGACTCCGCTCCGCTTGGCTATCATGGCCGGTACGAAATGCCGGATAACATTGGCTACTCCCTTTATGTTCACATCGACGACCATGGAGAATTCACTGGTAGGCACTTTCCAAAGCGGTGCATTACGGTTGACGAGTGCGGCGTTATTTATCAGCAGGTCGGGCGAACCGGCCAAGCTCAGGCAATGTTTTGCCCAATCACGCACAGCCTCATCGTTTGTGACGTCTAGCACATCGAAGCGACTGTCTGGCCCATGAAGGTTATTCAGTTCATGAATCGCATCTTCTGATCGTCCACAACCTAAAACCCGGTGGCCGAGGCGAATAAATCCCTCGGTCATGGCACGCCCCAATCCACGGCTTACGCCAGTAATGACAATCACTTTGGAAGTCATAAGATCACCAGTTTATTCATTTTGCTTGTCTTCTCGGTATGTAGTGTTCACATGAACGAGAGCTACAATTTTTTAGCTCGTTGATATTGCGGGGGCTAAGGGGTACCGCATCCGTTTGTTTCGTGACAAGGATATGTTCGACTTGCATAGCTCGCAGGTCAAATTCTAGCTTGTGATAATCAGGTTTCATACATTGACACAGTTGATAGACGGTCTAGTTGTGCTCGCGTTTCTTGATGTGTGCCACGTTGTCTATTCGAAATGAGCATAAACCTGTTATTTAACAACAGGCAGAAACTCAGAGGGTATCGTCCAGAGATGTGCTGCTACTAAAGCGCGCCAAGGCGAAAACTCAGCCAACCGGCGTTCTGTGAAGCTCTCGGTAACTTTTTCCGTGGAACTAAGTAACAGCTGTAATTTGCGTCGAACGGCCGCATCTCCATGCAGCGAGCCATCAAGCCAGCCGAAACCACGAAGCAGCGCGTAATTGACCGTCCAAGGGCCTATGCCGCGCAAGCTTAGCAATTGCTTGTGAATTTCCTCAACCGGCATTGTGGTCATCCATGCCTTCAGTGGTAGACGGTTTGCTGCAACCTCGCGACTCAACATAATCAGTGTTTGAGCCTTGGTTTGCGAGAATCCCGCCTGGCGCAGTTCCGTTTCGCTCAAGTTTGCAACTTTACCTGCATCTGGATAACACGCCAGCCCAGAGGAATCTTTCACGCCAGTCAGCTGAATGAACTTGCGGCGCAGGGAAATCGCTGCACCAATGCTGATCTGCTGTCCGGTAATCGCCCAAGTCAGTGCTTCGAAAGGCGTTGCCGAAAGAGGCACCCGCAACCCGGGTTGCCGGGCAATGAGTAGCCCTAGTTGCGGATGGGTGCGATAGATGGACTCGAAGTCCTCGATTCGTTGCGTCAGGCCGAGCATGCGCCGCACCATCTGTATCAGAGCATCTTGATTGGCGTTTGTTATTCCATCAATGGCCAGTTCCACGTCGGCATGTCCAATTTCCAAGCGAATCGTCAAGGAAGCCGCCTGTCCCTCCCACATCAAGCCTTTTTGTAGACAGTGCCCGTCAATTCGTTCAGCCACCGCCAATGTATCGCGGCCGTGGAAATCAAGTGCATCACCAACTCGAAAATCATCAGCCAACGGAATCGAACACGATAGGTGCGTTTGTATTACCCGTTCCATTCCTTGACTCTTATGTTGCATTGTGAAAGATGATGCTGAGTGTGTGCCGATTGCGCGAGACGCCATGCTTTAAATTGAGTGGTAGCGGTATGACTACTGCCCGTGACTGCATGCGCGGCCGCTGCTCGGTTAGTACAAGTTCGCCGTTGGCGAAATTCCGCCCGGGCTGTTGAGGCGATGTTCACTGCGTTTTCTTGGGCAGACATGCCTGAGCCTCTCGATCAAGTAGTGCGCGTTTTCGTTCGACGCCCCAGCGGTAACCGGACAAGCCGCCATCGATACGTACCACGCGATGGCAGGGAATCGCCACCGCCAGCGCGTTGGCGGCACAAGCCCCGGCCACGGCACGGACGGCCTTGGGTGCCCCGATGCGTTGGGCGACGACGGTGTAGCTGACGGTTTCGCCAGCAGGAATTTCTTGCAGGGCTTGCCAGACGCGCTGCTGGAAAGCTGTGCCCCGCACATCCAATGGTAAATCCAGGCCCATCCCCGGCGCTTCGACGAATCCGACTACCTTAGCCACCAGTTGCTCAAATTCTGCATCACTGCCTACCAGAATGGCGTGAGGAAAACGGTCCTGCAGGTCACGCACCAACACCTCGGGTTCATCACCCAGGAGAATGGCACAGACACCACGTTTGCTGGCTGCCACCAGTATCGCCCCGAGCGAGCACTGGCCGATGGCGAAACGTATTTCAGTATTGCTCCCACCGGAGCGGTAGTTGGTCGGTGTCATACCCAAAACCTGATCCGACTTCTCATAGAAGCGTCCATTGGAATTGTAGCCGGCATCATAGATCGCGTCGGTGACTGTGTTGCTCCGTTTCAGTTCGGCGCGGACGCGAGAAGCTCGATGGGCTACCGCGTAAGCTTTTGGGGTCACGCCGGTGACAGCCTTGAATATGCGATGCAGGTGGTAGGTGCTGAGCCCGGCATATTTCGCTAATTCATTGAGGCCGGGTGTCTGTTCGGCCTTCTCGATGAATCGACACAGTTTGGTTACTAAGGTTGTGTGCTGCTCGGCCATCTGCGGTTGATCCGGCTGGCATCGTTTGCAGGGGCGAAAACCGGCTCGTTCGGCATGGGCGGCAGTAAAATGGAATTGTACGTTCTCGGGCCGGGCAGGACGAGATGGGCAAGAAGGACGACAATAGATCCCGGTCGTTTTGACCGAGTAGAAGAATGTTCCTTCCGCCGCAGGATCGCGAGCGACCACGGCGGCCCAACGTGGGTCATTCAGGGTTGCTGTGGCGAGTTGTTCAGTTTTGGTGGCCATGTTCATTGTGTATTTTCAACGGCTTCAGGATGAATGATTCAAGTTTAGCCATCGCTTGAAAATGCTGCACTCCGAATCTTGCTTTTGAATTTGAAGTGTCGATTGATCGCATCGGGCCACTAACCGTCTTAATGAAGGGACGCTCATTATCTAATAATGCAATTTTAGCTGTACCCGGCCTCGCTGGTACCAACCCCATGCAGAATCGTGAGCCCCAATATTTTCCTCGATCACCCTCTCTCCATAAATTGCTCAAGATGCGCAAGAAAGGCGCGTGTTTTGGCTGGCAGATAGCGGCGCATGGGCATCACGGCCCAGGCGGGCACGGCGGGAAGACGCCATTTCGGTAATATCCGTACCAAGCGTTGGTGACGCACGTCTTCTGCCACAAAGCGATCGGGTAATGCACCGATGCCCGCACCATCCAGCAAAAGTTGCTGGATCATGTCAGGTGAATTCAGGGTGAGACGTCCGGGTGGAACCCCTTCCCAAACGGCCTTGCCATTTATGAGTTTCCAAGGGACTGCGCTTCCTCGTGCCGAGAGTAAACGAACCGTCGTATGATGCTCCAGCTCATCAGGATGCTGCGGTGCAGAATGAAGCGCGAGATAGATGGGGCTGGCGTACAGACTGAAATTAAGCGCGTCGATCTTGCGCGCAACCAGCGTGGAGTCGTTTTCCAGCACACCCATGCGAATGGCAAGATCGAAGCGTTCGCTGATCAGATCAACGCGCCGCGAAGACAGATCCACATCCAGCTGTATCTCGGGATAGGTTTCGATGAAGGTGGCGATGGCGCGCGAGAAATGTTGCTTGGCATAGTCACCCGGCATGGAGACGCGTAATCGTCCGCGCGGCTGCACATCCTGACTGCGCACGAAATCCTGCGTGGTAGCGACCTCTTCTGCGACGCGCCGACAATGATCAAGAAATTCCTGTCCAAAATCAGTGAGTGTGAGTCGACGAGTTGTACGCAACAGTAGCCGCTGCCCAAGTGCTGCTTCAAGATTCGTCAAGCGGCGAGAGACCGTGGCTTTGGGCATAACGAGATATTCGGCGGCACGCACCAAACTTTCTTGTTCGACGATGGTAGCGAACAAAATGTAGTCATCAGCGGAGATATTTTTTTGTTCCATTTGTGGAACAGCTTATCCCATCTTCATGGCTTTATCTATCTTTTCGAGTCGCCTAATATGTACTCACATTAATTAAATAGAGGAGTCAACATGAATACCATCAACCGAACAACGTTGCACCAATCGCGTGGCGTCGAGCGCATCATCGAAGGAGTTGCCACCTCGGATGGCGCCGGCGTGAAACTTACTCGTGTACTGACTGGCAAACTGCAGCATCGCCTTGATCCATTTTTGATGCTGGATGCCTTCGGTAGCGATAATCCAGACGACTACATTGCGGGCTTCCCGGACCACCCGCATCGGGGTTTTGAGACGGTAACCTATATGCTGTCCGGGCGGATGCGACATCGCGACAACGCAGGGCACGAGGGGCTGCTGGAACAGGGTGGCGTTCAGTGGATGACCGCTGGGCGCGGCATTATTCATTCTGAAATTCCTGAGCAAAAAGACGGCGTGATGGAAGGTTTTCAGCTGTGGCTCAATCTGCCCGCGAAGCGCAAGATGGCCGAGCCGTGGTATCGCGACATTTCAAGCCAGGAGATTCCAGAATACGTAACGACAGAGAACGTTACCGTGCGTGTCATTGCCGGAATGAGTAACAGCGTGGCAGGCGTCGTTATACGCGAAGAGACCGAACCTTTGTATCTGGATATTCACATGCCTGCGGGCGCTTCATTCTCGACGGCATTGCCCGCCACGCATAACGCGTTCATCTATGTCTATCGCGGTACGGTAACGGTGGGTGACACGCTGGTGGAGTCTCATCGCATGGGTATCTTGAGCAATACGCCGCAAGCCGATGGCGTGACGCTCACAGCGATGGAAGATGCGCGCCTGATTCTGATCGCCGGCAGGCCGCTCAACGAACCCATCGTGCAGTACGGGCCGTTCGTGATGAATACGCAGGAAGAGATTCATCAGGCGATGGACGACTTCAGGAATGGGCATTTTGTCTGAATCAAATAATTTAAAATCAACAAGGAGCATGATATGACTACCAACAATATTTTCAGGCAGATCAATGGCAATATCGTGAAATTGGTATCAATACCCGCGATCAACGCGTCATTTTCGCTTGCCGCCAGACTTTTAGCGTCGGCAATTTTCATTGGTGCAGGATTCAGCAAACTGGGCGCAGGTTATGCGGGAACGCAAGCCTATATGACATCTGTTGGACTCTCCGGTGAGCTTCTACCCTTGGTGATCGGGCTGGAAATGGGGGGAGGGTTGGCGTTATTGCTTGGTTTTCAGACTCGTTTGGTGGCATTCGCGCTATCGGTTTTCTGCATCGTTTCCGGTGTGTTGTTTCACTCTGGCGCAGACCCGATGCAACAGATCATGTTTATGAAAAATCTGGCGATGGCAGGCGGATTACTGGCATTTACTTTATTCGGTGCCGGTCGTATGAGTCTGGATGGGGAAACGCAGATTCGAGTTTCTTAACTTAGAATTATAAGCACATATCAAGAGCACGCGCCCTCATATCGGCTTGCTGGTGCAGGTCAATCGTAAATGCGCTTACCTTTGAATAGGTAAGGCGGCATGATGTTCGACCTGATGCACCTTGCTTGGTGCCGCCAGCAATTTATCAAGATGGCCTTTTTAGCGTGCAGGATTACCCCCTTGCGATATTCCCGGGGATTGCCCAATCCAGTATTGACTCAATGCGGTCACGCAGACGGCTTATCGATGAGGCAACCTCCTCTGGAAGTACGATCGTTTTTGTGCCAAGATTCATTGCGGTTTTCTGAGTTGTTTTGACTGTTTGCAAGAGAACGATCGTGACATTCTTTGTTATAGTTTTTGTTATTTTAATAAAATCATTAAGTGCGTTTTAAGGCGGGGTTTCAACCCCGAAATTTTAGTTATGACAAAACAATTCACTCTCGGTACCCCACTTAGCGCCTCTGCTACCAAAGTTATGTTGCTGGGCAGCGGTGAACTCGGTAAGGAAGTTATCATCGCATTGCAACGCTTGGGTGTAGAGACCATCGCCGTGGATCGTTATCCCAATGCACCGGGACATCAGGTGGCGCATCGTGCATATGTCATCAATATGACGGATGCTGCGGCATTGCGTGATCTGGTAGAGCTCGAACAGCCGCATCTTATTGTGCCGGAGATCGAAGCTATTGCCACCGACATGCTGGTCGAGATTGAGCGGGAGAGTTTGGCGCGGGTTATTCCCACTGCACGCGCCGCTCAACTCACCATGCACCGTGAGGGAATTCGCCGCCTTGCGGCAGAAACACTGGGGCTGCCCACTTCTCCTTATGCCTTCGCCAATAGTCTGGAAGAATTACGTGCTGCGATTGATGACGGCATAGGCTATCCCTGCGTGGTGAAACCAGTGATGTCCTCCTCCGGCAAAGGGCAGTCTAAAATCGACAGCACGGCGGAGGTGGAGCAGGCGTGGAATTATGCCGCCAGTGGCAGCCGGGTGAATCAGGGGAGGGTAATCGTCGAGGGTTTTATTAATTTTGAATATGAAATTACCCAACTCACCGTGCGCGCGATGAGTAGTAATGGCGAAGTCGAAACGCATTTCTGTGAACCGATCGGACATGTGCAAATTCATGGTGACTATGTTGAAAGCTGGCAGCCACAGGCTATGTCTGAACTGGCCTTAAAGCGCACACGTGATATCTCCAGGAAAGTTACGGACAATCTCGGGGGTTTAGGCATCTTCGGTGTCGAACTGTTCGTCAAGGGTGATGATGTGTGGTTCAGTGAAGTTAGTCCGCGTCCGCACGACACGGGCATGGTTACGATGTGCAGTCAGATTCAGAATGAATTTGAGTTGCATGCGCGCGCCATACTCGGTCTGCCCGTGAACACCGCTTTGCGTGCACCGGGTGCGAGTGCAGTGATTTATGGGCAACTGGAAGAATCAGCTATTGCTTTTACGGGTGTCGATGAAGCATTACGTGTCCCGCAAAGCGATTTGCGCTTGTTTGGTAAACCGGAATCGTTTTCCAAACGGCGTATGGGTGTGGCGTTGGCAAACGGAGTAGATACCGACGAAGCGAGGATACGTGCCAAACTGGCCGCCAGTAAAGTGGTGCCAGTCAAGGGTTAGTTATTCCTGCCCGACCAAAGACAGCATTTACTTGCTTGTTGAAAGGGCGTGATCCAGATATTAAAACACTGGACCACCCCGAGGTAGGAAAATAATTACTGTTGCTGTCGAGAATTGAGATTACTGAGTTACCAGCTCGCGCAGAACATAAGGCAGGATGCCGCCATGACGGTAGTAATCCACTTCGACGGGCGTGTCGATTCGTAGCAGCAGCGCAACTTGTTGCGTGCTACCGTCGCGGCGCTTGATGGTGAGCATTACATCCTGTTGTGGCTTAATGAAATTTGCGATGCCGGTGAGATCAAAGGTTTCTTCGCCGGTCAACTTGAGTGTAGCCACGCTGTCGTTGCCCTTAAACTGTAAAGGCAGCACGCCCATGCCCACCAGATTGCTGCGATGAATGCGCTCGAAGCTTTTCGCCACTACCGCTTTTACGCCCAGCAATTGCGTGCCTTTCGCCGCCCAATCTCGAGATGAGCCAGTGCCGTATTCTTCCCCGGCAAAAATAACAGTAGGCGTGCCGTTTGCGATGTATTCCATCGCTGCGTCGTAAATCGCTATCTGTTCGCCGTTGTAAAGTGTGTAGCCGCCTTCCACGCGACTGCCGTCGGCATTAGGAGGCAGCATCAGATTCTTGATGCGCACGTTGGCGAAAGTGCCACGTATCATGACCTCATGATTGCCGCGTCGTGCGCCGTAGCTGTTGAAATCCTTGATGGCCACACCTTTGCTTTGCAGGTATTTGCCAGCAGGGGTGGAAGATTTAAAACTGCCAGCCGGACTGATGTGATCGGTGGTAACTGAGTCACCGAAAATGCCCAGCGGTTTGGCATTGAGGATGTCGGAAACGCTACCGACAGTCATGGAAAAGTCGTCGAAGAACGGCGGGCGCGCAATGTACGTGGAATCGTCCCAATGGTACTGGTTGCCGGTGGGGGCAGAAATGGCATTCCATAGCGGCAGGTTGCGAGTAAGATCGCTATAT
This genomic interval from Candidatus Nitrotoga sp. AM1P contains the following:
- a CDS encoding SDR family oxidoreductase — translated: MTSKVIVITGVSRGLGRAMTEGFIRLGHRVLGCGRSEDAIHELNNLHGPDSRFDVLDVTNDEAVRDWAKHCLSLAGSPDLLINNAALVNRNAPLWKVPTSEFSMVVDVNIKGVANVIRHFVPAMIAKRSGVIVNLSSGWGRSTDAEVAPYCATKWAIEGLTKALAQELPQGMAATPLNPGIINTDMLRSTFGSQARDYPDTEKWAKTAVPWLLGLGPKDNGISLTVGEPH
- a CDS encoding DNA-3-methyladenine glycosylase family protein — protein: MERVIQTHLSCSIPLADDFRVGDALDFHGRDTLAVAERIDGHCLQKGLMWEGQAASLTIRLEIGHADVELAIDGITNANQDALIQMVRRMLGLTQRIEDFESIYRTHPQLGLLIARQPGLRVPLSATPFEALTWAITGQQISIGAAISLRRKFIQLTGVKDSSGLACYPDAGKVANLSETELRQAGFSQTKAQTLIMLSREVAANRLPLKAWMTTMPVEEIHKQLLSLRGIGPWTVNYALLRGFGWLDGSLHGDAAVRRKLQLLLSSTEKVTESFTERRLAEFSPWRALVAAHLWTIPSEFLPVVK
- the ada gene encoding bifunctional DNA-binding transcriptional regulator/O6-methylguanine-DNA methyltransferase Ada encodes the protein MNMATKTEQLATATLNDPRWAAVVARDPAAEGTFFYSVKTTGIYCRPSCPSRPARPENVQFHFTAAHAERAGFRPCKRCQPDQPQMAEQHTTLVTKLCRFIEKAEQTPGLNELAKYAGLSTYHLHRIFKAVTGVTPKAYAVAHRASRVRAELKRSNTVTDAIYDAGYNSNGRFYEKSDQVLGMTPTNYRSGGSNTEIRFAIGQCSLGAILVAASKRGVCAILLGDEPEVLVRDLQDRFPHAILVGSDAEFEQLVAKVVGFVEAPGMGLDLPLDVRGTAFQQRVWQALQEIPAGETVSYTVVAQRIGAPKAVRAVAGACAANALAVAIPCHRVVRIDGGLSGYRWGVERKRALLDREAQACLPKKTQ
- a CDS encoding LysR family transcriptional regulator, producing the protein MEQKNISADDYILFATIVEQESLVRAAEYLVMPKATVSRRLTNLEAALGQRLLLRTTRRLTLTDFGQEFLDHCRRVAEEVATTQDFVRSQDVQPRGRLRVSMPGDYAKQHFSRAIATFIETYPEIQLDVDLSSRRVDLISERFDLAIRMGVLENDSTLVARKIDALNFSLYASPIYLALHSAPQHPDELEHHTTVRLLSARGSAVPWKLINGKAVWEGVPPGRLTLNSPDMIQQLLLDGAGIGALPDRFVAEDVRHQRLVRILPKWRLPAVPAWAVMPMRRYLPAKTRAFLAHLEQFMERG
- a CDS encoding pirin family protein, yielding MNTINRTTLHQSRGVERIIEGVATSDGAGVKLTRVLTGKLQHRLDPFLMLDAFGSDNPDDYIAGFPDHPHRGFETVTYMLSGRMRHRDNAGHEGLLEQGGVQWMTAGRGIIHSEIPEQKDGVMEGFQLWLNLPAKRKMAEPWYRDISSQEIPEYVTTENVTVRVIAGMSNSVAGVVIREETEPLYLDIHMPAGASFSTALPATHNAFIYVYRGTVTVGDTLVESHRMGILSNTPQADGVTLTAMEDARLILIAGRPLNEPIVQYGPFVMNTQEEIHQAMDDFRNGHFV
- a CDS encoding DoxX family protein — translated: MTTNNIFRQINGNIVKLVSIPAINASFSLAARLLASAIFIGAGFSKLGAGYAGTQAYMTSVGLSGELLPLVIGLEMGGGLALLLGFQTRLVAFALSVFCIVSGVLFHSGADPMQQIMFMKNLAMAGGLLAFTLFGAGRMSLDGETQIRVS
- the purT gene encoding formate-dependent phosphoribosylglycinamide formyltransferase, which encodes MTKQFTLGTPLSASATKVMLLGSGELGKEVIIALQRLGVETIAVDRYPNAPGHQVAHRAYVINMTDAAALRDLVELEQPHLIVPEIEAIATDMLVEIERESLARVIPTARAAQLTMHREGIRRLAAETLGLPTSPYAFANSLEELRAAIDDGIGYPCVVKPVMSSSGKGQSKIDSTAEVEQAWNYAASGSRVNQGRVIVEGFINFEYEITQLTVRAMSSNGEVETHFCEPIGHVQIHGDYVESWQPQAMSELALKRTRDISRKVTDNLGGLGIFGVELFVKGDDVWFSEVSPRPHDTGMVTMCSQIQNEFELHARAILGLPVNTALRAPGASAVIYGQLEESAIAFTGVDEALRVPQSDLRLFGKPESFSKRRMGVALANGVDTDEARIRAKLAASKVVPVKG